The Manihot esculenta cultivar AM560-2 chromosome 11, M.esculenta_v8, whole genome shotgun sequence genome includes a region encoding these proteins:
- the LOC110627004 gene encoding uncharacterized protein LOC110627004 isoform X2 → MQSMLNLHGTYGLPLSVSGITHHLPLSNELVDHDRRREAIKKQRSQARERLHANQEMGFERLVVRDFQEGEMNEDLASFLQDPYCSLLGRTAKAA, encoded by the exons ATGCAGTCGATGCTTAACCTCCACGGAACCTACGGCCTCCCTCTTTCTGTTTCTGGGATCACCCACCATCTTCCTCTCTCCAACGA GTTGGTAGATCATGATCGCAGAAGGGAAGCTATAAAGAAACAAAGATCACAAGCTAGAGAGCGTTTGCATGCGAATCAAGAAATGGGTTTTGAAAGATTAGTGGTTAGAGACTTCCAGGAAGGTGAGATGAATGAAGATCTAGCAAGTTTTTTGCAGGATCCATATTGTTCTCTACTGGGTCGTACAGCTAAAGCTGCTTAA
- the LOC110627004 gene encoding uncharacterized protein LOC110627004 isoform X1: MQSMLNLHGTYGLPLSVSGITHHLPLSNEYPLRLVDHDRRREAIKKQRSQARERLHANQEMGFERLVVRDFQEGEMNEDLASFLQDPYCSLLGRTAKAA; this comes from the exons ATGCAGTCGATGCTTAACCTCCACGGAACCTACGGCCTCCCTCTTTCTGTTTCTGGGATCACCCACCATCTTCCTCTCTCCAACGAGTACCCTCTTAG GTTGGTAGATCATGATCGCAGAAGGGAAGCTATAAAGAAACAAAGATCACAAGCTAGAGAGCGTTTGCATGCGAATCAAGAAATGGGTTTTGAAAGATTAGTGGTTAGAGACTTCCAGGAAGGTGAGATGAATGAAGATCTAGCAAGTTTTTTGCAGGATCCATATTGTTCTCTACTGGGTCGTACAGCTAAAGCTGCTTAA